ACAGACACTTGGTTTCGTCAAAATCGACGGTGTTTTCAAGCTGACCGGCGTTGAGAGCATCGTACAGCTCGGTAAGCTGAGGGCTGAGCAGTGCCCAGGCATCCAGCAGCTGCTGCATGGTGTGAGCAATGGCGGGTACGGCAACGGCCTTGGTCAGGTCACGGCTTACCAGCATCAGCTGACCATCGCGGCGACCATTGTTATATGTGGCTAATTTCATTCTCTGCTCCTGTCCTCGCACCGCGCCATTGCCGGCGCGATACGGTTTTTAATGGCGTAACAAATACCCCAAGGCGCGAACCTTTGAAATAGCGTGACTCAAATCACAATTCGCGGGGGTTAAGTATCTTTTGTAAACTTTTAAATACAGCGAGAAGTGCCCCCTGATGGCATGCCCCTCTCCACTCAACACTGGTGATAAATTGCCCGGCTGGCTGGCAAATTCTTTTTACACCGTATCAGCGCTTCTTACTTATCTTATATTCCCGCAACTTGTTGGCGATGGCCGTGTGGCTTACACCTAACTTCTTCGCCAGCTGGCGGGTGCTGGGGTAAGCTGGATAAAGGCGTCGCAGCAAGCTGGACTCAAACTGACGCATGGCTTCGTCCAGAGTGCCTTCGAACTGGTTATCAAAGTAGCCAAAGCCTTCAGCGTAAGACGGCAATTTAAGCTGCTCAACCGTGAGCTCTGCCGAACCATCCCACATAGACACGGCGCGGAACACCGCGTTTTTCAACTGACGCACATTGCCCGGCCAGGCGTAGGTAAGCAAATGATCACGACAATTGGGGGAAATCCGCCGCATGGGGCTGGAGAGTTGCTGACTGTAATGCTCAAGGAACATTTCGGTAAGCGGAATAATGTCCACCTTACGCTCCCGTAGGGAAGGCATGTGGAAGGAAAGTACGTGGATACGATAGTAAAGGTCTTCGCGAAACTCACCCATCTGGCACAGTTCAGCAAGATTTTTCTGGCTGGAGCAGATGATGCGCACATCGGCCCTCACCTCTTCATCCCCACCAATGCGCCTGAAAGAACCTTCCGTCAGCAGTCGCAGCAGTTTCACCTGAGCCGCTTTGGACATTTCGGCGATTTCGTCGAGGAATACGCTGCCCCCCTTGGCCTCTTCGAACAGACCGCGCTTGACGATGTGACCATCACGCACAAAACCAAACAGTTCTTCCTCTGCCGCACTGTCGGGCAAGGCGGCACAGTTGATGGCAATAAAGGGGCGCTCACGGCGCATACTGGCATCATGGCAGGCTCTGGCCATCAATTCTTTGCCGGTGCCGGTTTCACCTGTGATGAGTAAGGGCGCGTCCAGTTGTGCCATGCGTTTGGCCTGTTTGAGCACTTCTTTCATCTTATCGCTTACGGCCAGTACATTTTCAAAGCCTGTGGTTTGGTTTTGCAGGGCATTGAACTGCTTGCCAACCCGGGCGGGGGATTTAAGCGACACCACGGCACCGGCGAGAATGCTCTTGTCATTTTCATCGGGCAGGTAAATGGGCAGCATCTCCGCCAGATATTCGTTCTGACCTATGTGGACACGGGTTGCCTGGGCAAGTACCTGGCTTTCACTGAGCCAGCGCCCAAAGCTGAAACCCTGGACCCAGTGGTTCAAAGATTCTTCCACCACCTCGTGCTCTTTCATACCAAGGGTCATCAAGGCCGATTCGTTGACGATGCGCACCCGGCCCTTCACATCGATGGAAAATACCGAGTCTGGCAGGGTTCTTAGCAGGGTTTTCAGCGCATAGTGTTCCTGCTCTGACGGCATAAAGGCCACGGTACGCACGTCGTGCACACTCTCGACCTTTCTAATCTGCGGCATCAGGGCACTCAAGGTATCGAAGCTGACTTCGGCAAACTGGAAATACAGGAACCCCCGGTTACTGGCATCGATGGCAAGCAAATTGATACCGTACTTTTCCAGTACGATAAGAATATCCTTGGCGAGCCCAACCCTGTCCTGACAACTCACTTCCAAACGCATATGTGAATGTATCCCTTTTGTAATCTTGTTCTTGGGAATGGGGACCTCGTGTCCGCGATTGGCCGGGATCCCGCTGGAGTACCTGGCGCTATACGGTAGAAGGTATTGGGAAAAGTGGCAAGTCTTGTTTACAGAACTCAGATTAACCCAGAAAAAAATCAGCGCCCAACTTAACGTAAGGCGCTGATTTAATTTAAATCCAAATCAGTCCAGCAACTGGTCTGTCTTGGCTGCCATGATGAAGTCGTTGCGGTGCAGCCCCTTGATGGAGTGAGACCACCAGGTCACCGTGACCTTACCCCACTCGGTGAAAATACCGGGGTGATGAAATTCTTCTTCGGCAAGCTCTGCCAGCTTGTTGGAGAAGGCCATGGCCAGCTTGAAGTTTTTAAATTTGTACACACGCTCCAACTGCATGATGCCGTCGCGCACTTGTACGCTCCAGTCGGGGATCATCCGGATAAGCTCAGCCAGTTCGGCGTCAGTGACCTTGGGGGCATCAGCCTGGCAGGCTTCGCACTTCATGGATGCTAATTCGCTCATTACTGCTCCTGTAATTCTTCTATTTATTTAAACGGCCTTGGCCTTGGGCTCAAACAAGGGGGCATGCAGCCCTAGTTGTCTGGCTCGGGTGACGGATTGCATGATGTCCATACGGGCAATCTCATCAAGGAAATCAATATGTTCAATTTCAAAATAGACGGGCTGCATAATATCAATACGATAGGGTGTCCGCAGCACATCCAGCAAATCAAACGGTTTTCTCAAGGGTTTATCACCCATGGCATACAGCGTTTCGCCGGGTGAACTCAGGATGCCGCCACCGTAGATACGCAGCTCACCATCCCTTGGCTTCAGGAGGCCAAATTCCACGGTAAACCAATAGAGTCTGGCCAAATACACCCGTTCCTCTTTGGTGGCCGCCAGGCCCAGCTTGCCATAGATGT
This portion of the Shewanella amazonensis SB2B genome encodes:
- the tyrR gene encoding transcriptional regulator TyrR; the encoded protein is MRLEVSCQDRVGLAKDILIVLEKYGINLLAIDASNRGFLYFQFAEVSFDTLSALMPQIRKVESVHDVRTVAFMPSEQEHYALKTLLRTLPDSVFSIDVKGRVRIVNESALMTLGMKEHEVVEESLNHWVQGFSFGRWLSESQVLAQATRVHIGQNEYLAEMLPIYLPDENDKSILAGAVVSLKSPARVGKQFNALQNQTTGFENVLAVSDKMKEVLKQAKRMAQLDAPLLITGETGTGKELMARACHDASMRRERPFIAINCAALPDSAAEEELFGFVRDGHIVKRGLFEEAKGGSVFLDEIAEMSKAAQVKLLRLLTEGSFRRIGGDEEVRADVRIICSSQKNLAELCQMGEFREDLYYRIHVLSFHMPSLRERKVDIIPLTEMFLEHYSQQLSSPMRRISPNCRDHLLTYAWPGNVRQLKNAVFRAVSMWDGSAELTVEQLKLPSYAEGFGYFDNQFEGTLDEAMRQFESSLLRRLYPAYPSTRQLAKKLGVSHTAIANKLREYKISKKR
- a CDS encoding 4a-hydroxytetrahydrobiopterin dehydratase, producing MSELASMKCEACQADAPKVTDAELAELIRMIPDWSVQVRDGIMQLERVYKFKNFKLAMAFSNKLAELAEEEFHHPGIFTEWGKVTVTWWSHSIKGLHRNDFIMAAKTDQLLD